TCTATTTCTGTGCACAGATacactgcacagccccagctctcactCTGCCTGTAATATCCTCATGAGAAAGCCCAGAGGAAGCTCCATCATGCTCCCACTGCCCATGTCAGAACTGGTGGCAGAACAGATCCCTCTGCATCTCATTCTCAATCCATGAAGGTCAAACTCAGGCCCTGCAGTTAGGCTGTTGGTACTGGATGCTCTGCACATCCCAACGGCCTTTGTTAGAAAGTGTACTGTAATTCCTGTGCTTACCTACTAAGAATTCAGAAAGCAATGCGTTCCCTGCTCCTTGGCTTTTGAAAGATGTAGAGTAGCAAGCTATAAATCAAACTTTGTACTCAGAGGCTATGTAGGAGGACAAATAATCATATCTTGTCAGTCAAATGACTGTTTAAATTGGTTTTCCATCTTAATACATAGGAAGCTACAGGCACAAAAATGTACGACTCAGTAGGTAAAATATGCAACTGGCCTAGAAAAATAGAGCATCTATTTTCAGGTGGTGCAAAACACGTGTTCATCaagaagaatattaaaaaattcATTTCGTAAGGACATCAGCCTTGGACTATTTAGGAGATAGGCTACTGAATAATAAATTGCACAGGCAGAAAAGCGTGCACTGTAAAAGGTGAGCTACAAGGCAATGTCATTTCCACGAATGTGCCAACAGTCTTCGTGTATGATAGCTAAATTCTGCTCTATATCTGCAATATGATGGGTGAAAGATGTCTTTCTAGAAGGCTAGCTCTCCTGTATATTTGTAAAACAGTCCTCTGCTGCTTGTGGCTGCTTCTTGGAAAGGTGCTGTAGCACAGGAATTAATTCTAAAATATACCTACAATctaaagactttttttgtttgcattctaGATAGTTTAGCTGATCAGCAAAAACTTTTCCAGCAGTAAAATGCACTCAGAATTTATCATGAAGATGATTAAGCGATCCTTACTGAGTCATGCACTGAGCTGAGCCAGAAGgcaggaaaatggaagaaaaggaaattatcCAACCTGATTAACAAATGAGTTAGCCAAGAAAGTCACCACAGAGGTGTCAGCTCAGAGATGGAAGGCTCCCCAGTGCCCATCGCTGTGCAGGAGACCACAGGCCTGGCAGCGGTCACCTCTCCTGTTTCCCCCAAACAACTCCATCAATCTGCCACATGGCCAGGCTGCCaattcccatttattttccctgtggCAGGTGGTGGTAGGCAGGTGATAGGGATGGGAGGCCTCCACAGCATCATTCATCATCCATCTTTGGAGAGCATTTCAGTGAGCACCGTATTAagttaaaaatgtaaatgttgtTTTTAGTGGGGTTAATGATATAAAGATAATACGATTTTCTAGCAGTCTGCTTCTAGATTGGGTGGATGGGCGAAGGTGTTTGAGCATAGTATTGATTATATTGATTGCACTTCAGAATTTTCTTGGAAGGCTGCTGTCAAAACATTGTTCCTCAGGGACTTGATCCACCTGCTACAATTCATCTTGGCGTATCTTTAATGTTCACACTAGTTATCTCCTTCATTCTTGTGTCAAGGATGATATCCACAAAAAAAACTGTGCTAGAGGATATATTTCTGTCCTTCCACAGTTGTGTGCCTCTGGGGTTCTTACTGCAGGCTGTTTGGGAAGGAGACCAGGAGGGCTAAGGGGGGAATGCTATAAACAGTATCTGAGCGTGTTGTGGAGGGAGCTGGGGTCTGACATGGCCACCTATGCATGAAGCATAGGTCAGCTTCACTGAGAGTGTATGAGCCCGCCTTCAAAGGATGTCATGGCCACTGCCTGGTGGGGGACTGCCAGAGGTGGAAGCTGTGTTCTCATTCCTGCCGAGATTTCTTCCTGGTCACTAAAGAGCACCTTGGGATAGAACAGTGCTTTTGTTGTGAGGGGAAGGCCaaggagggcagcaggcagaCCTCTGTGGTaccacagcagccccatgcaCCATCCATACCCACAGGTGTGTGGGCTGTGGGGGCAACAGCCTCAGCCTGGGTACTCCAGCAAAGAGAGAGCAGTTGTGGCAGCTTCCAGAtagaaatgagaaaggaaataaataaaaaataacgtAGGTGTGAGCAAACTTCAACCTGATCCTGCTTCTATAGGGAAGACCTGTGCCATTTGTAAGGTTAAGGACTCAGGTGTTTGTACAGTACCAGCGTTTCTGTTGTCTAAATTAACTGGTGGAATCTGATGGTATTTGCAGACCTGCATACAGAATagttttctgattttgttcCTTATCCACCCTGTACTAGTGACTGGTCATTGCTATGGAGTGCCTGTCAGACTACACTTGCACCCAAAAACCTGTCTACGGGGATTTAATACGTCTCCCCCTTGTCATGCCATGTAAGTGGCAAGTGAGGTATGTTGGCTTTGTGCCCTTTAATGTTTTATCTCTGCTGTGTCTGTACATGGTGTTCCTGGCCTGGATCTCACATCCCCAATGTGAGAGCACCAGTAGTGGTAGCATGTAAAGTGGTTTGCTTCTCTGCTGTGAAATCTATCAGCAGGTGGCAAAACATATAGGTACCAGGGTAGAAAATGTGTTCCTTGCAGAAGTGATAACATTGTGTCTCCAAACAGTTTGATGCCTTCTCTTGCGTCAAAGAGAAGAGAGTGGATGGCAGGCTTCCTTTTGAATTTAGGGGCAATGGATTTACAAAATTGAACCTAAGTGGAATCTCAAATCtgagctgggggaaaaaaatcaatttaaaggaaatgcaaTTCTGGAAAGAGATTTAATAGACAAGAAGGCACAACCATGGTGAAGGTAGTGGTAATGTGCTGCACCTGGCGATATGAGCACAGTGTGCCTCCtctgctgcatgctgcagtACCCAGCGTGGTGCTGGCACATGCCTAGGGCAGGGGGAAAACAAGCCAAGAAGGCTTTGCCTGTGTGCCCTCAGCCAAGGCCCTGGCAGGGATGTGTCCTGCTGTGCCCAGTGGGTGAGATACTGCGGTGGTGGTAGCTGTCTAGGCGGGCCACCCACTTCAATAATCCGTGGCCAGGTTTAAATGGAAAACCTCACAGTTATGCCTGGAGAGATTTATTCCACTTTAAgcccaaagcaaaacaaacctgCTAGACCCAGATTTGGTGACAGAGGTGGCATAAAGCTCATTATTTCTtctggctgctgccctgctcctgctctgaCCGCAGCCCCATGCTGTGGGAACCCGCTGTGCCGGGGCTGCCTTTTCTGCCAGGATGCAGAAGGGGCTCTATTTTTAGATGGGCATCAGGAAGGTGTTTGGGAAGCACATCACGGAGCTGTTATTGTATGAGCTGGGGAGTTGCCAAACAATTTCCGTGCTCTCCTCCCCCAGcgaggcagaggcagagcttGGTGCCTGCAGCGCGTCTCAGCAGAGGCAGGTGGAGCGTGGCACCAGCCTGCTGGTCAGCACACGCTGAATGACTGttatgtagaatcatagaattatgaGTTTCAAACTGCTGTAATGGAGGTATTCACCAGCATATGTTACATATGGAAGCAGGGgttacttttcttccttcactaGTGGAAAACACTGTAAGTGAGCCCGCAATTTTGAGTGTGCTGCTTCCAAGACATTTGCAGATAGCAAGTGGTTTCCTGGAATAACAGCCTCTCTCAAGAGAAATGTCAAGTGCATTTAATCAGGCACATTTAGAGCTCTGCAATATCTGCAAATGAATTATTAACGCTTTCAAGCCTTTTTTGAATGATCCAAAAGTCATGCTGTTCAGATCATCAGCTCTGATTCAGGGCTTCTCCTTTCCACTTTGTGCACTGGGAGCTCTgcaccttcctgctgctcccagcccgaGTTCTTGCAGTTCCAGAAGCACACGGGGAGCTGAGCAAATGCAGAGTGTGGCAGGCACCTGGCTGTGTCTGTGGGGATTTGTACCTCATTTAGCAAACAGCCCCAGATCAGTGTTGTCCACCTTTGGGGGAGATAAGGGATGCTCCAGGAAATGCAGCTCCCACACAGAGCTCAACATGTCTGCTCTCCAAAAGGCATGCTTTGCAGTGAGCAAGTGTAGGATTGGTGTGGACAGAATTAGCCTGGAGGAGCAGGGCTTGAGGCATTGGGCTCCCTGTTAGCTAGTAACAGTAGAAAAGGCAGAATGATGCTAGGAATTAGAGCACTGCTCAGGACGCCTGCCTTCCAGCCACAGCTCAACCATTGGCATGTTCAGAAAGTCACAGCTGCCTCCTGTCACTTTGCCTGCAAAACAAGTGATCTTGTAAATGCTTTGAGAAATGCTGGTGACTGTCATATGTACGTGAGTAGAACTCCTTTCACTGCAAAATAGaaatactcttaaaaaaaaaataattgcaacaATCCAATTTCTTCAAATGAGATAATGTGGTTACATTAATTTTTGAATCAGCAAATGTTCTCATTTTGTAGCCCCAGCTGACAAAATAATGGAGCCATCAAGATGCAGATGTAAACAAAACACTTGAGGTAGTGTGTGACTtagtgaagaaaacaaaaacaccaaaaaggTATTACCTCCCCTGGTTACTGATACAGTGAATTCCGGTGGATGTACAGAGAACTCCCTTGGATCTTCAGAAAGGTGTTTGGCAGCTTGATAGGTTGTGACCAAATGCAACCCTTCTGTTCGATCTGCTTGTTGAAGTATGAGAATACTGTGAAGTTGACTGCAGCCTTTAGGCATAAGATGTGagcagaaagatttttctgttgCCAGACAAAAGCCACTAACAAACAGCGTGCAGACCAGCTGCATCCAGGGTGCGGTGAAATTGTGGCACAAAAGGGGAATTAAAGCTCTGCCTCTTCCTTTGCCTGAGGAAAGCTTACAGGGTGGTCACTATTTTATGCATTATTATAACAACAAGCTTGGTAGTGTGTTTGTTATGGATTACATATTGCTTAATTAACAATGTGACTTCATCCCAATATGCTCATAAGCAAAGCATAAAGCACAGGAAATCCAAGTGCAGTGGCCGTGGATCTGGGAGCAGTAAAGCACTGCAGGATGTCTCtgcacaggcagagcagagcggcTCGCGGATAGCAGTGTCCTGCAGGCAGGTGTAACTATCTGCTCTTCTGCTGGAGCTTTGGTTACATGTCCAGAGGCAGCTGCAGACACCAAGAGGGTGCTGCCTATATAATATTTGCTTATctcattaaacaaacaaacaaatgaagtgCTTTACAATGAGACTAGCTATCTATTTTCTGAgtcaggaagaggaaaggataTAAATGTTGCTTTTTAGCTTGAAATCAGCTTGAAACCTCCATGTAGTTCTTTTGCAGAACATGTAACTGTTATTTGAAGCTTAACAAGCTTACCCTTTTTGTGAAGACAAAGCATCACCAACAAAGCCCCGGATGGGTTGCACACCCTGTGCTAGATTCTTACAGACTGGTGCAGTTACTTGTGCTGAAGCttcttttttctgaattttgttacttccacagctgaaatgaatgTCTTGCCCTTTCTCATCTCCTCATGCCAGACCCTGCTGGCCCTGTTGGCTGTGTGGGAGGCCAGAGGAAGCATTGCTGCTGACTGGGTCCTGTAGACATCAAGCAGCTCATACAGCTGCCATCAGCACTTAGAATAATGTGAACAAGAGGTAAGCTGTAGAGGCAGCAGATGACAGAAAGTCTCTCATAGTTCCCTTTGCATGAGGGCCTACGGGGCTCTTGCATGCAGTGAGGAAGGCAGAATATGGCAAGGCATGGGTTGACATCCTTTCTGCTTTGAagtgtggttttattttcttctgtacagTCTCTGAAATAACCTGTTTCCTTATGGAAGAATTTGTACAAGACTTAAAGATGCTCCTATTCCTTGGACCCTCAGCTCGTTCTTGTACCCTAATTTTTCCCTGTGCTTGCCTTGGATATGAGCCACAAGGTACCATTTGTGCcaggcagctgcctggggctttGGGGAGCCTGGGGGAGGGAGTGCTAAGGCTGTGGTTGGAGGGAAAATGAGACTGATGGACTTAAAACTGCTATTGGCCGTGCTTGACTGTGTTTCCACTGTGTGGCATCTCAGTCGTGTCCCTGCACACCTTGTAGCTGGAGGtatggcattgctggggtgtTTGAGGAGCACTGGTTGAACCTTACAAGTCTTTCAAAACCAAGGAGATTGGCTAATGTTAGGCACAACAATAGCATACTGTTAATAACTGGCAGTTTTCATTACCATCCCTTCAGTTCTGCTGGGCCACCATGGCCATTGCCTGCCACTCTCCTCCCAACGGCCATAGCAACCTGAGCAACCTCATGCAGTGCTCCTCAGGGCTTGCTTCCATGGAGAATGTGGTGAGGATGCTCCTTACTAAATCCACCCTTGTATGTCACCactgaaagaaggaatggaaagaagaagaaaaaaagaaaaggaagggaaagggaatgaACCAATGACGACAttgttgctgtattttctgAACCTTTTCCTGCTAAGTGGTTTGTATTTACTTAGCCAGGTATCCTGCTGGTGCTCAGCACCTGTGTTGAACAGCACATCTGCATGCCTGTAGGCGTCCATGTAGGCTGTGAGTACCCAGGGCCCTGCTCAGGCTCCTGCTGCTCggctgccagctgcaggaccctgacccagcacagcctgtgttcccacccagccctgcacaggaCAGTACTTCCATCAAGGAGGATGACAGCATTAGGAATCAAAGTGATAAAAAATgatgcgtgtgtgtgtgtgtatgtgtgtatgtgtgtatatacatatatatatatatatatgtatacatatgtatatacatacatacacatatatgtatgtatatgtatatatgtgtatatatatatatatacacacatatatacgtatatatgtatatatataatgtatgtatgtgtatatataagtatatatataccTATATTTAAAGCACAATGtttgtttcaaatgaaatacagtgaTTTCACTTCACCAGCAAGCAAGTACTACTCGAAAAGCAACAGGTTTGTCTTTCCTTACAGTATAGAAGTAAAACTAACtctggtaattttttttcagttctctgcttAATGTTTTGACTCATCCGTGtaacagagaaatgaagaatattAATGTGGACGAAAGCAAGAGCTCTGGATGAACTATCATCTGCAATTGCTCCAGGTAATTGTGACACTGGAAATGAACTCTTATTTCTGCAGCCTTTGTACTTTGCTTCATTAGACATTACCTCGCCAAAAATCATCCCCACCCCACTTAGCAGAGATGAGATGCTGAAGAATACCGTGGGGAGAGCTACTTTTAAACTATAATCCTGGAAATGCTTATGCCTGAGCTGTCCTAGTGAAAAACATGTATGACTCATGGAGTTACACAAGCATATTTAGTTCTGGAAAGTAGCTGTAGCTTTTCCAGAAACATTCCCTACAGTTCTTGGCAGGAGCTTGAGAGACCTTTCACATGTCCAGGATGTCAAGTAAAGTAGTGAGTGATAAAGATCTGAATGTGTATATTTATTATGTGcatatttaacaaaaaatatttgtattagACAAGAAAGGGATATTACCATCAATGTTAGTTctctgcttgccttgccttggggcttgtttctttctgcactgtAGCCACTGTGAAAGGTGGCAAGGAATCCATCTGTAGAAATTCCCTTCTGCTCAGATAAGAAGGTTCAACTTGGTATCATTTAGAACTTTGCTATATAGTTTGTCTTAGCTAGAAAGCTTTATCTTCCCCCCACCGCCAAGAGATACAAAGTCATTCATTACTTGGGGCTCAGTTTTCAAGCAGTGTAATGCAATTACTGCTCCAGTACActtttgacttcagcaaggtcTTCAGGTACTCAATACCTGGAAGATAAGTGAGTGTAATACCAGTGAGCAGTATTACAACCCAGAAAAGAGGAATTATGCCACCAAATTAATTCATGGTAAAATAGCAGACCTCAGAAAAAATTCTgtaggggaagaaaaaatgtttcagcttCTAATTACTATGACTTTATCAACTCCCAGAAAGAAACACAGTCTATTGtccagaaataatttattcattaaCAATAAAACACTGAATAGAAAAAGCCTTGTAaataaaactatatatataatgctttattttttttatttgatacTCCACAAAAAACACTACAGACAGTAACAAAATAATCCAATTAATCTTAAAAATTTCAAATGATAATTATCACTCTTCATTTATCATGTTTTATTAACAATGCAAAGGTCATTTGTTTACATATTATAGTTTTACTTGATTTCATTAAATTGTTTCTTAAAACACTTGGAGCAACTTGTTATTTGCCCCAGAATTTATAACATACATAAGTATATCAATAAACAAGATCACAGCTCTGAGAAAGATATGCAGACTGTTCAATGGTAAGTAGTCTACCAGAAGTTGTGTAGTGGGAGAGCGGGAATAAATCACAACTGAATTGGGATAGAAGTCAACACATGGGAGAGAAATCATATTTGGAGAACAATATTACATATTTTCCATTGCTCGTTTAGTAATGTGATCTCTTTCAAGCTCTGATTTCTCCTGCTTTAGATACTCCAGCACCTTTGCCAGCATATCCTCATCCAGATACTGCCTGTTTTGCGTGTCATCGGTGTCCCCAGCCATGGAGAGCCTTTTGCTGAGCGAAGCCAACCTTGCGGCCTCCTGTGGTCCCAGCTGGCTCAGGTGCTCTCTGATGGCCTGCTCCAGCCGCTCATCTTCCTGCAAGTCGCTTTCAGAAGCTGGGACAGGAACTCGTTTCATCTGGTTCGTATTGATAACTTCAGGATATTTTGCCAGCATCTTTGCCAAGTAATCAGCCAGCTCTTCGTCCTTCTCATCCAGTTTCTCATACTCCATTTGTCGCCTTTCCAAATCGTTAATCCATGCAGATTTGGCAACTGGGCGTCCTTTCAGTCTTCTGGGAATGTAAGGCAGTCTTGGCAAATCATTTTCTTGATTAAGACGGTTTAGTAAGTAGGAGGGATTCTGATTACCTAAATTGCCAGTTCCCAGAAGGCTGACAATGTCTTCAATATTGAGGTCTTCAGGTAGATTTTCTGGAATTGCATTAAGAGGCTGCTTCATGTACCCGTTTTTAGAGTTTacgttatttttaaaaatgtcactCTGTCCTAGATTAGTTTCAGTGATCTCATCGAGGTCTTCTGGGAATTCTGCTTCCTGCTCAGCTTCCAACCTTTCACTCTGAAGCTGTTTTTTCTCCCCAGGTTTAAACATATCTATTAAATCCTCTGGAGGAATTTGTAAATTCCTTGACATTTCTATTAACTGAGCTATAGACTGAGGGTTAAGTTGCTTGTCCAAAATTGTGGCTGCTCTTTTCTCCTCAAGCTCTCCTCCAGTCCTTAGTTTTCTGTTTCCAGCACTGCCCATGAGCCTCTTCAGGTAATAATTCATTAGCTTTGAAACATCCTCTGACATTTGAtctttattctctcttctcatTTCATCCTCAAGGAAGCTGAGTTTCCCTGACCTCTTCATTTCATCATCAACTTCCTCTTCATGTTTGTCAATTTCCTCTTTgctatcttttatttcttcctgggTTTGGCTTTCcactttttcttcaatgggaTTCCAGTCTTCTCCTCCAACCACATCTTCATAGGCAATGTTATTTACTTTATAcacatcatcttcatcatctgcATACAATTTCTGGTCTTCATCCAGCCTCTCCTTCTTGTGATTACTAGGTCCTGCCATTTTCCCCAACTCCTGAAACACCGATTCCAGTGTAGCAAGACTTTGGGGTGTGTATTGCTCCTCCACTATTTCATTAGTACGCTTGAAAGGACTGTCTCTTGAGCTGTCTTCATAGTGGCCGAGAGgcattttaagatatttttgcCACCTCTCAGGCCACTTGTAAGCCTCATAATCATCAGTTACTCCAGCTGGAAAGCTGTTATCTGAGCTCAGACCataaagtttattttcctttgtgccTTTTGATTCCTTCTCAGCTTGCCGCAAGGCTTCCAACATAACCTTAACCCACTGAGACTCATCTTCAGTCAAAGAATCCCTTACATTTTCTGGTAGGTGAACctgatctttgttttctttctgttgcaggAGATATGGGACACTTTGAAAGGAGTTGTAATCAGGGATGCTTTCTCCCTTGTTAGCTTGCTTGCGAAGATCTTCTATGTATTCCAAAGCTTTGATCATATCAGGATTTGGGAGCCTCTGTAAATTTTTCATTACATAGTCTGGGTCTTTTTGAAGCAGCTGATACTGCTGGAATGAAGCTGCATCAGCCCAACAGATTAGGACAAAGAAAAAGGTGACAGCACAGGCTGCTCCAAGCTGGATGGGTTTAGTTTCTGCCATATTTAGCATACTTCCttgaaataaagaagaagaagaaaaaaatagctgatTAATACAGGGAGACAAACTTAGCAAACCAAGAAGCAAAATAGAGACTGCTATTTTAAGCTGAAATGCATTACGAAGAATATCAGTATAGATGGAGGACGTGTATTTTGATGGAAATTTATTTTGAGATTTTCTGACTCTTTCCTATGATTCCTCAGTTAAGTGTAAACTACTGATTTGCAGTGCTAGAAATATCTGTATGTAGTTTTCTTTACAAGCACCAGTTTTTGCAATGGCAGagctgaaatataaaataaaaatcctatATAGCTCAAAGAATGCTCATAGAAGATTCTAGATATCATTTTaatcattaaaatgaaagcttcaAACAGTAAAGCCGGTATGTCCACATTAAAATACAGCTCAAGATATTAATATTAAGACTGCATATAGTATTATTTTGTGTGATTGTTCCATAGGGcatctcattttctgaatgaGTAATACCTCTTAATGATGCTATACTGCAATATAATTATTGTAATGAAGTGGAGAACATGGCAGATAAAATGAGTTGCAGGTTTATTTCTGTCATTACTCTTAGTGTTATTACTTCCTTTTGTGCTATTTcataaaaaattattatctgtATAGCAATTGTATTTTAGTTAAGAAGCTCTCTGAGTGATGCATGAAAAGTAATCCCCTATATGAAGGAGAAGCTATAATTTACCCTACAATACAACATAATGCTACTGAAATTTTCCAAAGTGGTTTTGGAAACTGATTCAGTAAGCAGGTTCTGAGTGTTGATtttgttcattcattcatttgttGAAAGAGGTCCCAGGACAGGCAGAAGCATGCCATTGGCATAAATATAGAATATAGCAGTAGAAACCTACATCTAATCAGCATGTCTAGTTTGTGTCAGCCAATaataaactgtttaaaaaaacataactgGAGAAAATATACGTCAGACTAGATTAACAAAATTACGTCATTGCTGCATGTGAGGATAGAGCTGCACAAGTCCAGTCCtgcagcaaggtgagcacacTCTGCACTGTGAAGTGAAAAATTGCAGTCACTTATTTCCTAGGAGATGCTCAGGAGCTCATAAACTGGAGCTGTGAGACAAACGAGACTCTTTCCTGATGCAGTTACATTAATAAACTAAGTACagtaatgagaaataaatggtAAACATAGAGACCACTTTGCTTAATGGACCTGTTTGGGCTCCTTTGTTTTTGGCTTGGTGAAACCATCCTGCCAAGAACTTGGTGATTCACGCCAGACTGATTGATAGAGAGCTATGTATACCATTGTTTATCCACTGCTGTAAGTAGAAAGTGAATATGAATATGCTCATTTCAGCTCATTTATAcatttttccactgcttttgtGCCTAACGTAACGTGACTTaactgaataattaaaataacaacagttgagagccacttttttttttttttttaacctcagtATGCCTGAACAAGCTAACAGCCAGAGGAGCAAGCAATTTCCCCAAACATTTATGAATACTCAAGCCTGTGTACATTTGAGAATTGGTTTCATAAAGGATTAATTCAAAACAGCTGAGTGGAAAGATGTGCCCTCTAGGTATGTGTTTGCCCTGAACCAAAGACAACATGCATTGTGTCATAGACAAG
Above is a window of Gallus gallus isolate bGalGal1 chromosome 9, bGalGal1.mat.broiler.GRCg7b, whole genome shotgun sequence DNA encoding:
- the SCG2 gene encoding secretogranin-2 — translated: MLNMAETKPIQLGAACAVTFFFVLICWADAASFQQYQLLQKDPDYVMKNLQRLPNPDMIKALEYIEDLRKQANKGESIPDYNSFQSVPYLLQQKENKDQVHLPENVRDSLTEDESQWVKVMLEALRQAEKESKGTKENKLYGLSSDNSFPAGVTDDYEAYKWPERWQKYLKMPLGHYEDSSRDSPFKRTNEIVEEQYTPQSLATLESVFQELGKMAGPSNHKKERLDEDQKLYADDEDDVYKVNNIAYEDVVGGEDWNPIEEKVESQTQEEIKDSKEEIDKHEEEVDDEMKRSGKLSFLEDEMRRENKDQMSEDVSKLMNYYLKRLMGSAGNRKLRTGGELEEKRAATILDKQLNPQSIAQLIEMSRNLQIPPEDLIDMFKPGEKKQLQSERLEAEQEAEFPEDLDEITETNLGQSDIFKNNVNSKNGYMKQPLNAIPENLPEDLNIEDIVSLLGTGNLGNQNPSYLLNRLNQENDLPRLPYIPRRLKGRPVAKSAWINDLERRQMEYEKLDEKDEELADYLAKMLAKYPEVINTNQMKRVPVPASESDLQEDERLEQAIREHLSQLGPQEAARLASLSKRLSMAGDTDDTQNRQYLDEDMLAKVLEYLKQEKSELERDHITKRAMENM